A region of Lacinutrix sp. Hel_I_90 DNA encodes the following proteins:
- a CDS encoding beta-ketoacyl-ACP synthase III, with amino-acid sequence MSKISAAITAVGAYVPEYVLTNKILESMVDTNDEWITSRTGIKERRILKGEGKGTSYMAIKAANQLIAKRQINPKDIELVIVATATPDMQAASTAAYTATAIGAVNAFSFDLEAACSSFLFGMSTAAKYIESGRYKNVLLIGADKNSSMINYEDRSTCIIFGDGAGAVLFEPNEDGLGLQDEYLRSNGAGREFLQVKSSGSSYPVTAETLAKKENFVFQDGKTVFKNAVFNMADVTVKILERNHLNKSDIAWLAAHQANKRIIDATANRIALEPEKVMMNIEKYGNTTSATLPLLLSDYETQLKKGDNIIFAAFGGGFTWGSIYLKWAYNS; translated from the coding sequence ATGAGTAAAATCTCAGCAGCAATCACAGCTGTAGGTGCCTATGTGCCAGAATACGTATTAACGAATAAGATTTTAGAATCTATGGTTGATACAAACGACGAATGGATAACCTCTAGAACGGGGATCAAAGAACGTCGTATCCTTAAAGGTGAAGGCAAAGGCACGTCTTATATGGCAATTAAAGCGGCAAACCAGCTTATTGCTAAAAGACAAATCAATCCCAAAGATATAGAATTAGTTATCGTTGCTACTGCAACACCCGATATGCAAGCGGCTTCAACTGCGGCTTATACGGCTACAGCAATAGGAGCGGTTAACGCCTTTTCTTTCGATTTAGAGGCAGCTTGTTCAAGCTTCCTTTTTGGCATGTCTACTGCAGCCAAATATATTGAGTCCGGACGCTATAAAAATGTACTACTTATTGGTGCAGATAAAAATTCTTCAATGATTAATTATGAAGACCGCTCAACATGTATCATCTTTGGAGATGGTGCCGGAGCTGTTTTGTTTGAACCAAATGAAGATGGTCTTGGGCTACAAGATGAATATCTAAGAAGTAATGGTGCGGGAAGAGAATTTCTACAAGTAAAATCTAGCGGCTCCTCTTATCCTGTTACTGCGGAAACGCTTGCAAAAAAGGAGAATTTCGTTTTTCAAGACGGAAAAACAGTCTTTAAAAATGCAGTCTTTAACATGGCTGATGTTACTGTAAAAATATTAGAAAGAAACCATCTAAATAAAAGTGACATCGCTTGGTTGGCTGCGCATCAAGCCAATAAGCGTATTATTGATGCCACAGCAAATCGTATAGCGCTGGAACCAGAAAAAGTGATGATGAATATTGAGAAGTACGGCAATACGACTTCAGCAACATTACCATTATTACTAAGCGATTACGAAACGCAACTTAAAAAAGGAGACAATATTATTTTTGCTGCCTTTGGCGGTGGCTTTACTTGGGGTTCAATCTATTTAAAGTGGGCCTATAACTCATAA